ctaAAAGAGTAGTTTTTTGGAATACACGGATGTGGTTTGATATCTGCTCCTCTGTATCTGAGAAGTGACTCACACTTTGCTTTGTTCTGTGTTATTGTCTATGGGCTTTGTTATCTTGGAGTAGGGAAGGGCCGATAGTGTTTTTGTCTTCACTGTATCCCCTACTTTTGGTTATCAAGTGTCAGGCGCATTATGATTGAGCAGGCTCTCTCTGCGAATTAGTGAGGTAATACAAACACAGCGGGACATCTGGGGTAATTAGTCTGATGGATGATGAGAAGATCTTCAAGGGCTTGCACattattcttttctttttttttttttttttaattgttttcctTGGTCAGATTTTCAGTGCTTTTTTAGTAGTTTAGACTGACTGAATGGGAGATAGCAGATAAATTccaagaatgtcatcaatatagcgCTACCTTTTGAGAGGTCCAGACTTTTTGTTTTTATCCATCTCTGAAGCAATTTTATAAAAATCTTGAGAGTTGTAAATTTAACCTCACAATCGTTGAATTGTTGTAATAGCTGTTTTGGCTAAACAGGGCAAAATAATTTGTAGGTGTccccataatactgctatattttGCCCAGTGGGGGGTGCTGGCTGCTTTCATTCAATAACAGCGGTACACCTGTCCCAtgttttgtgtctggtattgcagctcagctctattgacgTGAATATGACTGACCTGTAATAcctcacacaacctgtggacaggtgtgacgctgtttttgaaagaaagcagccatgttgtcTAGTCTTATACAATTCCTTTCAATGTCCTGACATCCATGGGGAGGTGGGAGGGATCTATCGGCATGAATGTCTAAGTTTCCAGCATGGTCACCACCTTGAGCATCAAACCAACAATAACTGGaacatatgtgtttttttttgttttttttgtggatttGATCACTAAGGCTCAGTGTAGGGCTCCACCATAGAACGCTTATCTAGAAAGAATTATCTGCGTTGTTTATCGTTCCATAGGTTTAATAGTCACATTGCTTCAACTTGTTTGTGCAACAAACTCAATAATTTTCGTGCTCTCCTCTCCTCGAAATATGAAATTTTGCAATCCTTTACAAACCTATCATAtcgtctcctcacagacactgcTGTACAATCTACAAAAGCTGCTATTTTGAAACACCAGGCGGCGTGGGTTAATGCCTGTGTTTGCAAACAAATTAAATGGAGGCCCAGCAATCTGCTGAGAGTTTACAGTAATTTGAGGCAATTTAGCAATCTGCTCTATGCGGTGGTGACGGCCGTTATCCAGAGGAAGACGTGTAAACAGGATGTAATTGGACAAAGAAATGGCTTCATTTCTTGCTTCTCAAGGAGATGGAGAATCGTTTAGGCTGCCGGGGTTGTCATTGTTCCTGCTTTATTACAACACTAAGAGACTCCATTCTATGTAATCGCTCTGTTAATGGGATAACAATATATAAAGTTGAATTCAGTGTGACTGCGGTGATAACAGGAGCGATAGAACCGGGAGCAGGCTTATGTATAAGCTATAAGGGCTGGATTTGGGGTCTGGTATAGGTTTTCCTTAGTCATATATGATACATACAGACATGAAAATCGGAAATGTTTCCTTGTTTCTGAAATAATTGGCCATTTCTCCCCAAGTATCGGTGCCATTTTGCCCTCTGTCTGCGGTCTAGCCGTCCAATCATGTACATGTCAGCCATGTTACCAGTGGTGATAGCAAAACATACTAGTACTAGTTAAGCCATAAACATACGATAACCAATTGACAGTCATAATTCCTTCGCTATCCTACAAGCTGATCTCTGTGGGAGATAAAGGGAAGCCACATATGACTACCGCTGCTAATCTCCAGGTGAAAAAAAAGCATTAGACGGGGAGAACCATTCCATTGGTAGCCATTaggtaaaggtggccatacaccatAGCTAGCGGTCAGACAGACAGCTATTGTTCCCGACCATCCCATACCCATGCAAGCTTGACTTGGATGAGTGGACATGTATACTCAATGGGGGGAGGGAAATATGCCGCTCTTAGGCATCTCTTGTGGCGGCTTATCTCCCGTGAGAACGAAGAATTGGGCAAGTTGAAATTCACAAGTCCATGTTCTTCTTTTCCCCAACGAGGGAAAGTAGGGACACCCGGTAAACATTAGATAGTTGGTCGATTCTGCCGAAAGAGATTCCTCCGACTTTGTTGACAAAAGTCTAATGTCTCTGAAATATATTTCTATATCCTTTAATCCATACAACAACCTCAAAAACGATTGTGTGGTCCTCCACGTACGATAGAGGTGGAATTTTCCGCTGTTTAACCAATATTCACAAATATAACCACTCCGGCAtgagacactaagggtatgttcacacgtagtcaaccaaaacgtctgaaaatccagagctgttttcaagggaaaacagaccctgcttttcagacgttttttaccaactcgcatttttaccaactcatttttttaccaactcgtttttggagctgttttcattggagtctatgagaaaacagctccaaaaacgtctgaaagaagtgtcctgcacttcttttgacgaggctgtatttttacgagtcgtcgtttgacagctgtcaaacgacgacgcgtaaataacaggtcgtctgcacagtacgtcggcaaacccattcaaatgaatgggcagatgtttgccgacgtattgtagccatattttcagacgtaaaacgaggcataatacgcctcgtatacgtctgaaatttggccgtgtgaacatacccttagcctcacGATTTATATATTTAGTTGATGTCAGGACAGGATGCCGTTAAAACTCGTTTCAGGCCCCGGAATGGCATCTCCCTGATATACCAGCATATAAGAGCCTAATGACCGAGCGATAACGTGCATCCAGGTTGCACAACGCCTCCTTCCCTCTTTCTGATCCCCTTActattttttagaaaagagttaaCAGCCACAAACCATTTTCCCCCACCTTGCAGCAGTTAATTAGCAAAGTGGGTCAATCCATCTTGAAGGCACGCAAATAACTCAGCCTGGTGTTAGCTCAAGATGCCTAACGAGATGCCATTTGTCAAAGAGCTGTGGTTTGCAGACGGCATTAACCCTTCGACTCAATGCTATGTTACACCAATTCAAATGGCTCTGCAAAATGCAATGACTCTGCTCATCACCGATACTAGTGACAACACTATAAAGACGTTACTGTCGAAACCATAACATATCATGAGATCTTAGAAGCTCTTGATTTTTATGCTGTGATGCTAATGTTTTCTTTATATCTTCTAGGGAGTTGATGCCGAGGACATTGGATGGCCAGATCACCATGGAAAAAACTCCCAGTTACTTTGTGACCAAGGAGGCTCCAGCCCGGATCTCTGCCATGTCGAAGGATGCTAAGCTGATTGTGGTGGTGAGGGACCCGGTAACTCGCGTCATATCGGACTACACCCAGACATTGTCCAAGAGGCCGGACATCCCCACGTTTGAAAGTCTGACGTTCAGGAACAGGACTACAGGTCTTATCGACATCTCATGGAGTGCCATCCAGATTGGCATCTACGCCAAGCACTTGGACAACTGGCTCCAGTATTTCCCTATGAGCCAGATCCTCTTTGTGAGCGGGGAGAGACTGATCACAGATCCTGCTGGAGAACTGGGGCGCGTCCAGGATTTCCTGGGACTTAAACGAATCATCACAGACAAACATTTTTATTTCAACAAAACTAAGGGTTTCCCGTGCCTGAAAAAGGCGGAGGGCAGCAGTAAACCCCACTGTCTGGGGAAAACCAAGGGCAGGACTCACCCCAACATAGCTCCAGAAGTCGTCCAGAGACTGCGAGAGTTCTACAGGCCATTCAATATGAAGTTCTACCAGATGACCGGCCATGACTTTGGCTGGGACTAGCAAAAAACGAATCCAGAGTCCTAGACTTATGTGAAGTGAACACATAtttctgtgtgtgtttgtataaatGTACAAAGATctattttattataatttatttgtaATTCCTAAGCAATTAATTCACTAAGCTGCCTAACCACGCGGTTCCTCGATTGCCCATAGTATTAACATTCCATCACACTACGACCCTCAGAGAGACGGAAAATCAATGATTGACCTGCAGGCAAATTCATGGTCTGAAAAAAGGGTTTTTCATCTCCATCTTGCATATCTGCTAATGGTGCTCCTTATgcagccgtgtgtgtgtgtgtgtgtgtgtgtgtgtgtgtgtgtgtgtgtgtgtgtgtgtgtgtgtgtgtgtgtatatatatatatatatatatatatatatattgagaaaAATGAAAGCACAATAATGTTACCTTGGTGTTTGTTATGTTTACGGGTATTGAAATCTGTTTAGATCCGCACACTCGCTGGGTTCTTGGTTTTCATTTCACTTTCCGATACTTGGGCATTGATTGTTACTGCACTCAAGACTTGATAGGTGGTAGAGCGTAGGACCAGAGGTTCAGTGGTGGAACACAAGGTGAATGTCCTTTATATTTTAGA
The genomic region above belongs to Rhinoderma darwinii isolate aRhiDar2 chromosome 13, aRhiDar2.hap1, whole genome shotgun sequence and contains:
- the LOC142666289 gene encoding heparan sulfate glucosamine 3-O-sulfotransferase 3B1-like; protein product: MDASPVSHLRRRLLLPICTMLFLCLYMFYSCAGSCASFPSPSAPAQPGVLSQLLLRPEPRPPAEDTASISSFYNGSGSKKLPQAIIIGVKKGGTRALLEFLRVHPDIRAVGAEPHFFDRNYDKGLDWYRELMPRTLDGQITMEKTPSYFVTKEAPARISAMSKDAKLIVVVRDPVTRVISDYTQTLSKRPDIPTFESLTFRNRTTGLIDISWSAIQIGIYAKHLDNWLQYFPMSQILFVSGERLITDPAGELGRVQDFLGLKRIITDKHFYFNKTKGFPCLKKAEGSSKPHCLGKTKGRTHPNIAPEVVQRLREFYRPFNMKFYQMTGHDFGWD